One stretch of Chryseobacterium fluminis DNA includes these proteins:
- the pheA gene encoding prephenate dehydratase, with translation MKIAFLGPQASFTQLAAAQLFPDDELVPVTNILDCFAAVEKGDADKAVVPLENSIEGTVSMTLDYLYKTQNIRIEAEAVMPIAHHLMIHPKHHAEDIEKIYSHPQALAQSFHFLDTHYKDVERQEFSSTAAAAKYVSEHPDLKKAAVANQFAAHLYGLKIIHRNIQDFEQNHTRFIVISGTGSAYDNNRLESLGNKSALLITLPEDHAGGLHQVLSVFAWRKMNLSKIESRTLKTGLGNYFFFINVTGKWLPTLYENALEELKTINAKVDFLGNYREFLLKS, from the coding sequence ATGAAGATTGCATTCCTTGGGCCTCAGGCCAGCTTTACCCAGCTCGCTGCCGCCCAACTTTTTCCTGACGATGAACTTGTACCCGTGACTAATATTCTGGATTGTTTTGCTGCTGTAGAAAAAGGAGATGCCGACAAAGCAGTCGTTCCCCTTGAAAATTCTATTGAAGGCACAGTTTCTATGACCCTTGACTATTTATATAAAACGCAGAATATCAGAATTGAAGCAGAAGCAGTAATGCCTATTGCTCACCACCTGATGATCCATCCAAAACATCATGCGGAAGATATTGAAAAGATTTATTCTCATCCACAGGCTTTAGCACAAAGTTTTCATTTTCTGGACACGCACTATAAAGACGTTGAAAGACAGGAGTTTTCCTCTACGGCCGCTGCTGCCAAATACGTTTCTGAACACCCTGACCTGAAAAAAGCTGCTGTGGCCAACCAGTTTGCCGCCCATTTATACGGGTTAAAAATTATCCACCGGAATATTCAGGATTTTGAACAGAATCATACAAGGTTTATTGTTATTTCCGGAACCGGGTCTGCTTATGACAACAACCGGCTGGAATCTTTAGGAAATAAATCAGCTTTGTTAATTACCCTGCCGGAAGATCATGCAGGGGGACTTCACCAGGTCCTGTCGGTATTTGCGTGGCGAAAAATGAATCTCAGTAAGATAGAGTCCAGAACTTTAAAAACAGGCCTGGGAAATTACTTCTTTTTTATCAACGTTACCGGAAAATGGCTTCCTACCCTCTATGAAAATGCATTGGAGGAACTGAAAACAATAAATGCCAAGGTAGATTTTCTTGGAAATTACAGAGAATTTTTACTAAAAAGCTGA
- a CDS encoding acyl-CoA thioesterase — MIYTTHSLRVRYAETDPMKYVYYGNYAQYFEVARVELFRSIGMSYNEIENQGIWLPVSDYKIKYLRPALYDQKLEIRTYIKKIPGVKIEFEYEIYNEDHVKITEASTTLFFLDAKTNRVIKCPDFLMQLIEKNWKE; from the coding sequence ATGATATACACAACACACTCATTACGAGTACGTTACGCAGAAACAGATCCTATGAAATATGTATACTACGGAAACTATGCACAATACTTTGAAGTGGCCCGAGTTGAGCTTTTCCGGAGCATAGGAATGTCCTATAATGAGATTGAAAATCAAGGAATTTGGCTGCCCGTTTCCGACTATAAAATTAAATATTTAAGGCCGGCTTTATATGACCAGAAATTAGAAATCCGAACCTACATAAAAAAAATACCCGGGGTAAAAATAGAATTCGAATATGAAATTTATAATGAAGATCACGTAAAAATTACAGAAGCTTCTACTACCCTTTTCTTTCTGGATGCCAAAACAAACAGAGTCATTAAATGTCCGGATTTTCTGATGCAGCTTATTGAGAAAAACTGGAAAGAATAG
- the dnaA gene encoding chromosomal replication initiator protein DnaA, with protein sequence MDENLMLIWQKCLQFMRDNLNAAEDNSDLKKLEKSFDLLFDKVQPISLVQNNLTLMVPSDFYKEYIEDNYLSLLSAALKKNIGKGVKLWYSVMENKPSGLEKPVTMNMKGNTVPTPKMQETMPKGFSSNIVNPFVVPGIRKVNIDSNLKADFSFDNYVEGESNKFAATVARSIAKRPGATAFNPLFLYGGYGVGKTHLGQAVGLEVKSQFPDKVVLYLSSEKFIQQFISAAKAHKQTEFANFYQMVDVLIIDDIQFLSGKSATQDSFFHIFDYLHQNGKQIILTSDKAPADIMDIQDRIVSRFKWGLSAEIKSPDLQTRRQIIVDRLSRDGIVLPDDVLDFLATETKTNVRELIGVINSVIAYSTIYKRDLSLELLKDTINKIAANQKKIINIPYIQEVVCDYFGIKKEQLLSKTRKREIALPRQLAMYFSKEFTNSTFTKIGEEMGGKDHSTVMYACDTIKDVSKIDKEIKKYVKDLTEKIKQ encoded by the coding sequence ATGGATGAAAATTTAATGTTGATATGGCAGAAGTGCCTTCAGTTTATGCGAGATAATTTAAACGCGGCTGAAGACAATTCTGATTTAAAGAAACTTGAAAAATCTTTCGACCTGCTGTTTGATAAAGTTCAGCCAATTTCTTTGGTTCAGAATAATCTTACATTGATGGTTCCGAGTGATTTTTACAAGGAATATATTGAGGATAACTACCTGTCCTTACTTTCTGCTGCCCTGAAGAAAAATATTGGAAAAGGAGTTAAATTATGGTATTCTGTAATGGAAAATAAACCTTCAGGTTTAGAAAAACCCGTTACGATGAATATGAAGGGGAACACCGTTCCCACGCCAAAGATGCAGGAAACGATGCCGAAAGGTTTTTCGTCCAATATAGTAAACCCGTTTGTGGTTCCGGGAATCAGAAAAGTAAATATTGATTCCAACTTAAAAGCTGATTTTTCTTTTGATAATTATGTAGAAGGGGAAAGCAATAAATTTGCAGCTACCGTGGCGAGATCGATTGCCAAAAGACCTGGTGCGACTGCTTTCAACCCGCTGTTCTTATATGGGGGTTATGGAGTCGGTAAGACCCATCTTGGACAGGCTGTCGGTTTAGAGGTGAAAAGCCAGTTTCCGGATAAAGTCGTTCTTTATTTGTCTTCTGAAAAGTTTATCCAGCAGTTTATTTCAGCTGCAAAAGCTCATAAGCAGACCGAATTTGCCAATTTTTATCAGATGGTAGATGTTTTGATTATTGATGATATTCAGTTCTTATCTGGTAAATCGGCTACCCAGGACAGCTTCTTCCATATTTTTGATTATTTGCATCAGAACGGGAAGCAGATTATCTTAACTTCAGATAAGGCTCCTGCAGATATTATGGATATTCAGGACAGGATTGTTTCCCGGTTTAAGTGGGGACTTTCCGCAGAAATAAAATCGCCGGATCTGCAGACCCGAAGACAGATTATTGTAGACCGGTTAAGCAGAGACGGGATTGTGCTTCCGGATGATGTGCTGGATTTCTTAGCGACAGAAACCAAGACCAATGTCAGAGAACTTATAGGAGTGATTAATTCCGTGATTGCATATTCTACCATCTACAAACGAGATTTAAGTCTTGAATTATTAAAAGACACCATTAATAAAATTGCAGCTAACCAGAAAAAAATCATCAATATTCCTTATATCCAGGAAGTTGTCTGTGATTATTTCGGAATTAAAAAAGAGCAGCTTTTATCGAAGACAAGAAAAAGAGAAATTGCTTTACCAAGACAGCTGGCGATGTATTTCTCCAAAGAATTTACCAACTCTACATTTACTAAAATCGGTGAAGAAATGGGAGGTAAGGATCACTCAACGGTAATGTATGCCTGTGATACCATTAAAGATGTTTCTAAAATCGATAAAGAGATTAAGAAATATGTGAAGGATCTGACGGAAAAAATTAAACAGTAA
- a CDS encoding SAM-dependent methyltransferase, translated as MLFLLPAYLSENTSITHFSPVIKEYIMQTDYFFVENEKTARKVVKFFAPEKKQADLKLFLLDKYTENADIKEAQELMMKGQDFGLLSEAGLPCIADPGNLIVKWCHEKNIRVIPVSGPSSIILALISSGFNGQEFTFNGYLPIDKGEKKKQILQLESTVQKTGYSQIFMETPYRNNVLFEDLIKFLSPNSKLCIAANINDPEHEFIKTKTIKDWQKQKPELHKIPAVFVLGK; from the coding sequence ATGCTTTTTTTACTTCCGGCCTACCTTTCAGAAAATACCTCTATTACTCACTTTTCACCGGTAATCAAAGAGTATATTATGCAGACCGATTATTTCTTTGTGGAGAATGAGAAGACTGCCAGAAAAGTAGTGAAGTTTTTTGCTCCTGAAAAGAAGCAGGCTGATCTGAAGCTTTTTTTACTGGATAAATACACGGAAAATGCCGACATTAAAGAAGCTCAGGAACTGATGATGAAGGGACAGGATTTCGGATTGCTTTCGGAAGCCGGTCTTCCCTGTATTGCTGATCCCGGAAATCTTATTGTAAAATGGTGTCATGAAAAAAATATCAGAGTGATTCCTGTATCAGGGCCTTCTTCTATTATTTTAGCTTTAATTTCCAGCGGTTTTAACGGTCAGGAATTTACTTTTAACGGCTATCTTCCTATTGACAAAGGAGAAAAGAAAAAACAGATTTTACAGCTGGAAAGTACTGTTCAGAAGACGGGTTATTCTCAGATTTTCATGGAAACGCCTTACAGGAATAATGTACTTTTTGAAGATTTGATTAAATTTTTATCACCCAATAGCAAACTTTGTATTGCCGCAAATATCAACGATCCTGAACATGAGTTCATTAAAACAAAAACCATAAAAGACTGGCAGAAACAAAAACCGGAACTTCATAAAATTCCGGCTGTATTTGTATTAGGAAAGTGA
- a CDS encoding GxxExxY protein, protein MNENEISYIIRRLIFNVCNKLGPALLESVYHRILVYELKELERQSISIDCPICENKKKLKLLILLSLS, encoded by the coding sequence ATGAATGAAAATGAAATTTCTTACATCATAAGAAGACTTATTTTTAATGTCTGTAATAAACTTGGTCCCGCTCTTCTGGAAAGCGTTTACCATAGAATTTTAGTTTACGAACTTAAAGAGTTGGAACGGCAGTCCATATCTATAGATTGTCCTATCTGCGAGAATAAAAAAAAATTGAAATTACTCATTCTTCTATCACTTTCCTAA
- a CDS encoding DUF4349 domain-containing protein, producing the protein MTKLWVPLFCLFLIQCNKSDSSGQHEVKAELTDMVQEDKVVPPAAITEKLLPDNKTTRSQPSKDDTITKKIIKNGEMSIQVGDIKKAQRQINDIVKNNNAYIQTEEFHNTDTNENLNYTIRVPHQKFDQLINTFSDGIGSVASKNISSDDVTEEYTDVSIKLTNKKIYLEKYRDMLKSASTTKDILEIQENIRELEDEIDVSEGKLRFIDDRVNYSTLNLGLFKEKVRSSTTSKIGFASRFGDSLTEGWNSFVAFFLGLISLWPFFLLIPVLIYLWKKWKSGKAR; encoded by the coding sequence ATGACAAAATTATGGGTACCACTGTTTTGCCTGTTCCTTATTCAGTGTAATAAATCTGACTCCTCAGGGCAACACGAAGTAAAAGCAGAATTAACCGACATGGTGCAAGAAGATAAAGTTGTACCCCCTGCTGCAATTACTGAAAAACTTTTACCCGATAACAAAACAACGCGAAGTCAGCCTTCTAAAGATGATACAATCACAAAAAAAATCATTAAAAACGGGGAGATGAGTATTCAGGTAGGAGACATAAAAAAGGCTCAGCGACAGATCAATGATATCGTTAAGAACAATAACGCCTATATCCAGACAGAAGAATTTCATAATACTGACACCAATGAAAATTTAAATTATACGATTCGTGTTCCGCATCAGAAATTCGATCAGCTGATCAATACATTTTCTGACGGCATCGGATCAGTGGCTTCAAAAAATATTTCTTCTGATGATGTCACGGAGGAATATACTGATGTTTCTATTAAGCTCACCAATAAGAAAATTTATCTTGAGAAGTACAGAGATATGCTTAAAAGCGCATCAACCACCAAAGATATTCTCGAAATCCAGGAAAACATCCGCGAGCTTGAAGATGAAATTGATGTTTCAGAAGGAAAACTGCGCTTTATTGACGACCGGGTGAATTACAGCACCCTGAATTTAGGCTTGTTTAAAGAAAAAGTAAGAAGTTCGACAACTTCCAAAATAGGCTTCGCAAGCCGCTTCGGAGACTCCCTTACTGAGGGCTGGAATAGCTTTGTGGCATTTTTCCTGGGCTTGATTTCTCTGTGGCCGTTCTTTTTACTGATTCCGGTTCTGATTTATCTCTGGAAAAAATGGAAGAGCGGTAAAGCCAGATAA
- a CDS encoding DUF2891 domain-containing protein — protein MKKSLLAIICFPVLWYAQESLKLTDDMAIKLSDKPLHCINQEYPNKTAHIINSAGEVALTPKDLHPSFYGCFDWHSSVHGHWMLVRLLKTKPNLSIAKEIEKILDNSFKKENLQTEADYFTKYQLTGTFERTYGWAWLLKLDEELMTWDSPKAKGWHQNLKPLTDKILASWKIFLPKQTYPNRTGVHPNTAFAMVFALDWARAAGDKVFENELIEKAKYFYLNNTKTPAYLEPDGSDFFSPSLEIADLMRRVLPQKEFVNWLDNFYEKRSLENIEKIPVVSDLSDYQTVHLVGLSFTKAWCMKGIAQSLPNNHPLKKKFQKTATVFLNNGLPLLFQGNYGGDHWLASFAVYALED, from the coding sequence ATGAAAAAGAGTCTCTTAGCAATTATTTGTTTTCCTGTTTTATGGTATGCCCAGGAAAGTCTGAAGCTGACGGATGATATGGCAATTAAATTATCAGATAAGCCCCTGCACTGTATCAATCAGGAATATCCCAATAAAACAGCACATATTATTAACAGTGCCGGTGAAGTTGCATTAACCCCGAAAGATCTGCATCCCAGTTTCTACGGGTGTTTCGACTGGCACAGTTCGGTACACGGGCACTGGATGCTGGTTCGCTTGCTGAAAACAAAACCGAATCTGTCTATTGCAAAAGAGATTGAAAAAATTCTTGACAACTCGTTTAAAAAAGAAAATCTGCAGACAGAAGCCGATTACTTCACAAAATATCAGTTAACGGGAACTTTTGAAAGAACCTACGGCTGGGCATGGCTTTTAAAGCTGGATGAAGAATTAATGACTTGGGACAGTCCAAAGGCTAAAGGATGGCATCAGAATTTAAAACCCCTGACAGATAAAATTTTAGCTTCCTGGAAGATTTTTTTACCAAAACAGACTTATCCCAACAGAACGGGAGTTCATCCGAACACAGCATTTGCTATGGTTTTTGCCCTTGACTGGGCAAGAGCCGCGGGCGATAAAGTATTTGAAAATGAACTGATCGAAAAAGCTAAATATTTTTACTTAAACAACACGAAAACTCCGGCATATCTTGAGCCGGACGGTTCCGATTTCTTTTCGCCAAGTCTGGAAATTGCAGATCTGATGCGCAGGGTTCTGCCTCAAAAGGAATTTGTAAACTGGCTGGATAATTTTTACGAAAAGCGGAGCCTTGAAAATATTGAAAAAATCCCGGTAGTAAGTGATTTGTCTGATTACCAAACGGTTCATCTGGTTGGATTATCGTTTACAAAAGCCTGGTGCATGAAGGGAATAGCCCAATCTCTTCCCAATAATCATCCTTTAAAAAAGAAATTTCAAAAAACAGCGACCGTATTTTTAAATAACGGTCTGCCGCTTCTCTTTCAGGGAAATTATGGCGGTGACCACTGGCTGGCAAGTTTTGCCGTGTACGCTTTAGAGGATTAA
- a CDS encoding Mpo1 family 2-hydroxy fatty acid dioxygenase encodes MRKIDLLLAEYGESHRNATNKLIHWICVPLIFWTILGFISYIPTPNMYLKYFGFLSIASGIAIMLVTLFYCRLSWRIALIMIFIMLIMEHFVSLINITFGKRSWMIYLVVFIITWILQFVGHKIEGKKPSFLKDLQFLLIGPVWLLSFILKKMGIRY; translated from the coding sequence ATGAGAAAGATAGATTTACTTCTTGCTGAATATGGTGAAAGCCACAGAAACGCAACCAACAAATTAATTCACTGGATTTGTGTGCCTTTGATCTTCTGGACGATTTTAGGCTTTATCTCTTACATTCCGACTCCGAATATGTATCTGAAGTATTTCGGCTTTCTGAGCATTGCCAGTGGTATTGCCATAATGCTGGTGACCCTTTTTTACTGCAGATTATCCTGGAGAATCGCTTTGATCATGATTTTTATAATGCTTATAATGGAGCATTTTGTCTCCTTGATTAATATTACTTTTGGAAAAAGGTCATGGATGATTTACCTTGTCGTATTTATCATTACCTGGATCCTGCAATTTGTCGGACATAAAATAGAAGGCAAAAAACCATCTTTCCTGAAAGACCTACAATTTCTGTTAATCGGACCGGTCTGGCTTTTAAGTTTTATTCTTAAAAAAATGGGAATCAGATATTAA
- a CDS encoding helix-turn-helix domain-containing protein: MSALEKFGVEIFTQHNIFERIAVDKPFRPDNPAFIFIKSGTIKLKQHFRDLELSANMFMVTDPQTIYEMVSVSDDFQSRMVSYKREFISALSLKFNRLITYRYFRQQMNIGVPFQQDEMDVVWKSVNFLKYILDSETEMTYKKEIVEHLFSVFCYQMAGIIAQEDSNSMSQMSRQEEIVFVFLTDLAAHHLQEQTVEFYAERQSITTRHLSSVVKAITGRSASQIIALIVMNEAKVLLNSSNKPVSEISALLGFSDQYSFSHFFKKHLGESPTQYRRQFEN; the protein is encoded by the coding sequence ATGTCTGCCTTAGAAAAATTCGGGGTTGAAATTTTCACCCAACATAATATTTTCGAGCGAATCGCTGTCGATAAGCCGTTCCGGCCTGATAATCCGGCATTTATATTCATTAAAAGCGGAACAATAAAGCTGAAGCAGCATTTCCGGGACCTGGAACTTTCTGCGAATATGTTTATGGTGACAGATCCCCAGACGATTTACGAAATGGTTTCTGTGAGTGACGATTTTCAGTCACGAATGGTCTCTTATAAACGCGAGTTTATTTCTGCATTGTCTTTGAAATTCAATAGATTAATTACATACCGGTATTTCAGGCAACAGATGAATATCGGTGTTCCTTTTCAGCAGGATGAAATGGATGTCGTCTGGAAAAGCGTGAATTTCCTCAAATATATCCTGGATTCTGAAACGGAGATGACCTACAAAAAAGAGATTGTAGAGCATTTATTTTCGGTCTTCTGTTACCAGATGGCAGGAATTATTGCTCAGGAAGACAGCAACTCAATGAGTCAGATGTCGAGACAGGAAGAAATCGTTTTTGTATTTTTAACAGATCTTGCAGCGCATCATCTTCAGGAACAAACAGTAGAGTTCTACGCCGAACGTCAATCAATTACAACCAGACATCTTTCTTCGGTGGTGAAGGCCATTACGGGGAGGTCTGCCAGCCAAATCATTGCTTTAATAGTAATGAATGAAGCAAAAGTACTTTTAAACTCTTCCAATAAGCCTGTTTCAGAGATTTCCGCTCTTCTAGGGTTTAGTGATCAATATTCGTTTTCACATTTTTTTAAGAAACACTTAGGAGAAAGTCCTACGCAGTACCGACGTCAGTTCGAAAACTAA
- a CDS encoding TolC family protein — translation MVHHIKTALSLVIGLFPALFFSQEIKQLTATDVAELAVKNHQQLKVSAQNIDIAKQNTNVVRLQKLPAITASVSQFYLGDAVAIDKDFSNSARIPMPHYGSSYGVQASQLIFKGGLVNKSIELSELREQLSELDLEKNKQDVKFLVISNYLDIYKILNQQEVFQNNKKLAQERLKNIQKFYQQGMITRNEVIRAELAIKNLDQGILTLVNNKKILNYNLSIALGLSADTEIIPVESLESKESGIGPDYYISLAHESNPLMKSAKTNIDVADKNIEIIKTDKMPTIGGFGGYTVQRPVTTRNPVLDMYSGGWQTGISLSYNIDNLYKTKERVKAGELQKNQAGEVMTLTQQNIDMAVNAAYVKYQESIQQADILNDAKQLAEENYKITEAKYLNQLAVQAEMIDAQNQKLQSELDYANAEINVLYQYYNLLKSTGTL, via the coding sequence ATGGTACATCATATAAAAACAGCACTATCACTCGTGATAGGATTATTTCCTGCGCTGTTTTTTTCACAGGAAATTAAACAACTGACTGCAACGGACGTCGCCGAACTGGCGGTAAAGAATCATCAGCAGCTGAAAGTATCAGCACAGAATATAGACATTGCGAAACAAAATACAAATGTTGTAAGACTTCAGAAATTACCTGCTATCACAGCTTCTGTGAGTCAGTTTTATCTGGGTGATGCGGTAGCGATCGATAAAGATTTTTCAAATTCAGCCCGTATTCCGATGCCGCATTACGGGAGCTCATACGGTGTTCAGGCCAGCCAGCTTATTTTCAAGGGAGGTCTGGTGAATAAGTCGATTGAACTGTCCGAACTTCGTGAGCAACTTTCGGAGCTGGATCTGGAAAAAAATAAGCAGGATGTGAAATTTCTGGTGATCTCTAATTATTTGGATATCTATAAAATTTTAAATCAGCAGGAAGTTTTTCAGAACAACAAAAAACTTGCTCAGGAACGTCTTAAAAATATTCAGAAGTTTTATCAGCAGGGAATGATCACCCGGAATGAGGTAATTCGTGCTGAATTGGCGATTAAAAACCTGGATCAGGGAATTCTGACCCTGGTCAACAATAAAAAAATTCTTAATTATAATTTAAGTATTGCTTTAGGATTATCTGCTGATACCGAGATTATTCCTGTAGAAAGCCTGGAGAGTAAAGAATCCGGAATCGGACCGGACTACTATATCAGTCTTGCCCACGAAAGCAATCCTTTAATGAAATCTGCGAAAACCAACATCGATGTGGCAGACAAGAATATTGAGATTATAAAAACCGATAAAATGCCTACAATAGGAGGTTTTGGAGGTTATACGGTACAACGGCCTGTCACCACGAGAAATCCGGTACTGGATATGTATTCCGGAGGTTGGCAGACCGGGATCTCTCTGAGCTACAATATTGACAATTTATATAAAACTAAGGAAAGAGTAAAAGCTGGTGAACTTCAGAAAAATCAGGCCGGGGAGGTGATGACACTCACACAGCAGAATATCGATATGGCAGTGAATGCAGCTTATGTTAAATACCAGGAGTCTATTCAGCAGGCTGATATTCTGAATGATGCTAAACAGTTAGCCGAAGAAAACTATAAAATTACTGAAGCCAAATATCTTAACCAGTTGGCTGTACAGGCAGAAATGATAGATGCCCAAAACCAGAAATTACAATCTGAGCTTGACTATGCCAATGCAGAAATTAATGTCCTGTATCAATATTATAATCTTCTGAAATCTACCGGAACTCTTTAA
- a CDS encoding HlyD family secretion protein, with product MENKEQNTQHTSPAPVQSGAATKKKENKKNKIRAIISNIIVFLVIGCGLFWLVREYFHVGDKTYTEAAQVEEFINPVNTRVSAYIKEIKFIEHQQVKKGDTLVVLDDREILTQLGQAEAAYQNALAQKTATSSSVNTVSNNVSVMESNIAGAKARLWNAEQNLNRYKNLLASEAVTRQQYDQVKTEYDAQKAAYQALASQKQSANLSTTEVRSKLGINDAEIKRTKSALDMAKINLSYTVITAPYDGVMGRRTISEGQLIQPGQQIATIVLNGQKWVTANFLESQMPNIKIGEKMMMTVDALSGQQFEGVVTAVSAATGSRYSSVPTDNSTGNFIKVQQRIPVRIEFTASNKKEDVAKLSAGMNVNVSIDIKDR from the coding sequence ATGGAAAACAAGGAACAAAATACTCAGCATACATCTCCTGCACCCGTACAGTCAGGCGCTGCAACGAAAAAGAAAGAAAATAAAAAGAATAAGATACGGGCCATCATTTCAAATATAATAGTGTTTCTGGTGATCGGTTGCGGGCTGTTCTGGTTGGTCCGCGAATATTTTCATGTGGGAGACAAAACCTATACGGAAGCAGCTCAGGTTGAAGAATTTATTAACCCGGTCAATACGAGGGTTTCCGCTTATATCAAAGAGATAAAATTCATAGAACACCAGCAGGTAAAAAAAGGGGATACCCTGGTGGTTCTGGATGACCGTGAAATTTTAACACAATTAGGCCAGGCAGAGGCTGCTTATCAGAATGCCCTGGCTCAGAAAACTGCTACAAGTTCATCCGTAAATACCGTTTCAAATAACGTAAGTGTTATGGAATCTAACATCGCAGGAGCAAAGGCAAGACTGTGGAATGCCGAACAAAACTTAAACCGATATAAAAACTTATTGGCTTCAGAAGCTGTTACAAGGCAGCAGTACGACCAGGTAAAAACAGAATATGATGCTCAGAAAGCGGCGTATCAGGCGTTGGCCAGTCAGAAGCAATCTGCGAATCTTTCTACAACGGAAGTGAGAAGCAAATTGGGAATCAATGATGCTGAAATCAAAAGAACAAAATCTGCACTGGATATGGCAAAAATTAATTTATCCTATACGGTCATCACTGCGCCTTATGATGGAGTAATGGGCAGAAGAACCATTTCCGAAGGACAACTCATTCAGCCGGGGCAACAGATCGCTACCATTGTTCTGAACGGCCAGAAATGGGTGACCGCCAACTTTCTGGAAAGCCAGATGCCCAATATCAAAATAGGCGAAAAAATGATGATGACCGTCGATGCTTTGAGCGGGCAGCAGTTTGAAGGAGTGGTAACGGCGGTTTCGGCAGCAACGGGCTCAAGATATTCAAGTGTTCCGACCGATAACTCTACCGGAAACTTTATTAAAGTTCAGCAGAGAATTCCTGTCAGAATTGAGTTTACCGCTTCTAATAAAAAAGAGGATGTGGCTAAGTTGAGCGCAGGAATGAATGTTAATGTGAGTATTGATATAAAGGATCGATAG